The genomic segment GATGACGCAGCGGCCAGCATCCCCGCGGCCGGGTCTGGGCCGCGTGAGTGCGCCGCGGATGCTTACTGGACCTGGACGGTGCCGCATGCGACGCGGGCGCTGATCGCGCCGGGGGTCGCACCGAGAATCAGCAGCGCGCGGCCGACGATGTCGTTGGCAGCGCCGCCGCCGAGCACGGCGCCGGGCAGCAGCAGATCGAGTGTGGCGACGCCGCTGCCGTTGGCGACGATGCGGCCGCGTTCGCCGGAATCCGGTTGTCGCGACGGGACGCCCGACTGCGCGTCGAATTCGGGACCGGCGCTGATCGCATCGACCGCGCTGCAGTCGCCGCGCGTGTGCAGGCGCAGGTTGTGGGTGCCGTTGCGGACCAGGCCACCGACCTCGCCACGCACGCGCACACCGCCGACATCGGGCGACAGCACCACGCGGCCGCTGACCAGCGAACCGGAGGCGGACGCGAGATTGGCGATCGCGCCCTGCGCGGTGCCGGTGCTGGCGATCGCGGTGACGGCGGATGGCGCGGTCTGCGCGGCGGGACGGGGCGCGCTGGCGCAGCCGGCGAGCAGAATCGCGGCGGCGGCCGCGAGCATCGGAAGTCGGGTCGTGCTGTTCATGGCGGCCACCTTAGCCCGCGCGCACGGCGCGTCGATGAAGGGCATTCAACTGCGACGCCGGCGCGCGCCGAGTTTGCGGGTCAGCGTGTTGCGGCCGACGCCCAGACGCGTGGCGGCCTCGGCGCGGCGGCCACTGGTGTGCACCAGCGCGGTTTCCAGCAACGCGCGATCCAGACGCTCACGCGCCTGCGCATGGATGTCGTCGTCACCGGCGCGCAGCCGCGTATCGGCCCACGCGCGCAGGGCGTCGTCCCAATCGCCTGCCGCCACCGGTTCTGTCGCGTCCGGCAACGATGTGCTGGCGGTCAGCAGGCCGTCGAGGTCCTGCGGCGTGACCAGATCGGCCGGCGCCAATGCAGCCAGACGCCAGCACAGGTTCTGCAGTTCGCGGACGTTGCCCGGCCACGCGTGTTCGCGCAGGCGCTGCAACGCCGCTCGGCCGAGCCGTTTGGGCGGCGCGTCGAGTTTTTCGGCTGCGGCCTGCAGGAAACGTTCGGCGAGCTGGCCGACATCCTCGCGGCGATCGCGCAGCGGCGGCAGCTTCAGGCGCACGACATCGAGGCGGTGCAGCAGGTCGGCGCGGAAGCGGCCTTCGGCGACCAGACGCTCTAGGTCCTGATGCGTCGCCGCGATCACGCGCACGTCGACGCGGATCAACTCGCGTCCACCGACGCGGAAGAATTCGTCCTCGGCCAGCACGCGCAGCAGGCGCGTCTGCAGCGAAGCCGGCATGTCGCCGATCTCGTCGAGGAACAGCGTGCCGCCATCGGCCTGTTCGAAGCGGCCGATGTAGCGCCGCGACGCACCGGTGAACGCGCCGGCCTCGTGGCCGAACAGTTCGCTCTCCAGCAGCTCGGCCGGAATGGCCGCGGTGTTGAGTGCGACGAACGGTTTGCGCGCGCGCGGCGATTCGCGGTGCAGCGCGCGTGCGACGAGCTCCTTGCCGGTGCCGGTTTCGCCGGTGACGAGCACCGACACCGGCGCCTGCGCGAGGCGGCCGATCGCGCGGAACAGCTGGCGCATTTCGGCGGTGTCGCCGACCAGCGCATCGCTGTCGCCGGTCGGCTGCGGGGCGTCGTAGGGCGCGGTGTCGTGGTCGCCGAGCACGCGGGCAGCGAGTGCGACGGCCTCGTCGAGATCGAAGGGCTTGGACAGGAACTCGTGCGCGCCGCCGCGGAACGCACCGGCGGTGCTGGCGACGTCGGTGTAGGCCGACATCACCACGACCGGCAGCTGCGGATGTTGCTGCTTCAGGCCATCGAGCAGTTGCAGGCCCGAATCGCCGGGCATGCGCACGTCGGTGAACAGCATGTCCGGCGGCGGCCGCTTGGCCAGCGCATCGCGAACGGCCTGCGCGCTGTCGAAACCGGACACGTCGTAACCGGCTTCGCTGAGCGCGGTAGCCAGCACGAAACGGACGGAGCGGTCGTCATCGACGACCCAGATGCGCGGGGCGGGCGTACTCATGCGGCGGGCTCCGGCGCGGTGATGGCGGCTGCATCGGGCGCGTCGTCTTCGACAGGAAACGGCAGCTGCAAAGTGAAAACGGTATGCCCGGTGCGCGAGCGGTAGACCAGCGCGCCACGGTGTTCGCGCGCGACCTGCTGCGCCATCGCCAGGCCCAGGCCGCTGCCGTCGGGACGCCCGGACACCAGCGGCAGGAAGATCTGCTCGACCATGTCGTCCGGCACGCCGCGGCCGTCGTCGACGACTTCCAGCCGCAGCACCATCGCATGCACTTCGTCGCCGATGCGCACGCCGAGCGCGGCGCGGGTGCGCAGGGTGATATTGGCGGCGCCGGCCTGGATGGCGTTGCGCACGAGATTCCAGATCGCCTGGGTGAGACGGTCGGGATCACCGGACAACTCGGGCAAGCTCGGGTCGTAATCGCGCAGCATGCGCACCGCCCAGCCGGCGTCGGCTTCGGCGAGGCGCAGCACCTGTTCGAGCACGCCGTGGATGTTGAGCGCGCGGTGCGGCGTCGGCGAACGCGGCGACAGCAACTGGTCGACCAGCGTGCCGAGACGCGCGACTTCGGTGTCGACGAGAGCGACGAGCTCGCGTGATTCACCATCGCTGACGCGCCGGGCCAGCAACTGCGCGGCGCCCTTGAGGCCGGCCAGCGGATTGCGCAGTTCGTGGGCGAGACCACGCAAGGCCGCCGACAGCGCCAGCGGCATCGCGAGCGTCGGATCGGCGCCCGGGAATTCATCGACCGGATGCGCTTCGAGCAATAGCCCGCCATCGGCCTCGCGCGACAGCCAGGCATCGGCGAAGCGCGGCTCGCCGCCGAGGAAGGCCAGCACCAGCCGGCGCACGCGCATCGGGCCGTCAGCCGGATCGCTGGGCGTGCGCAGGGCCAATCGCAGCACCTCGCCATCGACCTCCAGCGCCGCCAGCGGCTGATCGATCAGGCGCTTGCGCCCGACCCCGAGCCAGCGCGCGAAGGCGACATTGCAGGTGCGGATGCGCCCATCGGCGTCGGCCCAGACCAGCGGCGTGACCAGTGCATCGAAGGGTTGCGGCGGTGGGGTTTCGTCGGCCATTGCACCAATGTAGTGCATTGGGGTGGGTGTCGACAGGCTTGCGGTGCACGTTCGATTAAGCCCTCCCCGCGCGCGGGGGAGGGCTCTAGCGGAAAGGTCGCCGCGCCGAAGATCGGCCGCAGAGCTCAGCCCTCCTCGCTGCGCCCACCGCGCCGATCCGGAAACCGCAGCACCACGCCGCGCGGTTCTTCCGTCGGCCGTTCCCACAGCACCGGCACGTCGTGCGGCGCGGGCGGCTCGAAGGTGTCGCGGCGTTCGAGTTCGGCGCGCGCGGCTTCTTCCTCTTCGATCTCCCAGCTGTAGCGCCGGCGCGGCGGGACGGGATCGGCGTAGCGGAACCAGAACGCGGCCAGCACGCCGCCGATCGCGCCGCCCATGTGCGACTGCCAGGACACGCCGGGCTCCTGCGGCAGGATCGTCAGCAGCATGCCGCCGTAGAACAGGAAGGCGATCATGCCGGCGGCGATCGACGGCCGGTCGCGGCGCAACAGGCCCAGCACGAACACCAGGAACATCAGGCCGTGGGTCACGCCACTGGCGCCGAGATGGTGCGAGCCGGGCGTGCCCATCAACCAGGCGCCGAGGCCCGAGCCCAGCCACATCAGCGGCAGGCCGCGCAGCGTGGCGCGCGGATAGACCACCAGCGCCAGCGAGCCGAGCAGCAGCAATGCGCTGGCATTGGCGATCAGATGTTCCGGCGAGCCGTGCAGCAGCGGTGCGGTCAGCAGACCGAGCAGACCACTCCACTCGCCGGGCTTCACCGCGAGGAAGCGCCAGTCGATCGCCGCCTGCACGCCGAACACGATGCACAGCAGCAACACGAACAG from the Luteimonas fraxinea genome contains:
- the ntrC gene encoding nitrogen regulation protein NR(I), which translates into the protein MSTPAPRIWVVDDDRSVRFVLATALSEAGYDVSGFDSAQAVRDALAKRPPPDMLFTDVRMPGDSGLQLLDGLKQQHPQLPVVVMSAYTDVASTAGAFRGGAHEFLSKPFDLDEAVALAARVLGDHDTAPYDAPQPTGDSDALVGDTAEMRQLFRAIGRLAQAPVSVLVTGETGTGKELVARALHRESPRARKPFVALNTAAIPAELLESELFGHEAGAFTGASRRYIGRFEQADGGTLFLDEIGDMPASLQTRLLRVLAEDEFFRVGGRELIRVDVRVIAATHQDLERLVAEGRFRADLLHRLDVVRLKLPPLRDRREDVGQLAERFLQAAAEKLDAPPKRLGRAALQRLREHAWPGNVRELQNLCWRLAALAPADLVTPQDLDGLLTASTSLPDATEPVAAGDWDDALRAWADTRLRAGDDDIHAQARERLDRALLETALVHTSGRRAEAATRLGVGRNTLTRKLGARRRRS
- a CDS encoding superoxide dismutase family protein, encoding MNSTTRLPMLAAAAAILLAGCASAPRPAAQTAPSAVTAIASTGTAQGAIANLASASGSLVSGRVVLSPDVGGVRVRGEVGGLVRNGTHNLRLHTRGDCSAVDAISAGPEFDAQSGVPSRQPDSGERGRIVANGSGVATLDLLLPGAVLGGGAANDIVGRALLILGATPGAISARVACGTVQVQ
- a CDS encoding two-component system sensor histidine kinase NtrB; this encodes MADETPPPQPFDALVTPLVWADADGRIRTCNVAFARWLGVGRKRLIDQPLAALEVDGEVLRLALRTPSDPADGPMRVRRLVLAFLGGEPRFADAWLSREADGGLLLEAHPVDEFPGADPTLAMPLALSAALRGLAHELRNPLAGLKGAAQLLARRVSDGESRELVALVDTEVARLGTLVDQLLSPRSPTPHRALNIHGVLEQVLRLAEADAGWAVRMLRDYDPSLPELSGDPDRLTQAIWNLVRNAIQAGAANITLRTRAALGVRIGDEVHAMVLRLEVVDDGRGVPDDMVEQIFLPLVSGRPDGSGLGLAMAQQVAREHRGALVYRSRTGHTVFTLQLPFPVEDDAPDAAAITAPEPAA
- a CDS encoding rhomboid family intramembrane serine protease, whose amino-acid sequence is MLGHMHLDSPDDIPDSELQRARDKRRLSNALKASVLFVLLLCIVFGVQAAIDWRFLAVKPGEWSGLLGLLTAPLLHGSPEHLIANASALLLLGSLALVVYPRATLRGLPLMWLGSGLGAWLMGTPGSHHLGASGVTHGLMFLVFVLGLLRRDRPSIAAGMIAFLFYGGMLLTILPQEPGVSWQSHMGGAIGGVLAAFWFRYADPVPPRRRYSWEIEEEEAARAELERRDTFEPPAPHDVPVLWERPTEEPRGVVLRFPDRRGGRSEEG